The following proteins are co-located in the Planococcus plakortidis genome:
- a CDS encoding YpiF family protein, translated as MHFNSKDIDLYDSQKDYVDTAVVPLIELNLTASGMKASAGASEYLQSLTVILEKQFKGRILLLPPISYVRAADRTELGGQLKKELSETGFKHVFYLTTDPKWRSVEELDNVLWLPAIPTGDMDQSFKKSVMEDQLRQVLPLFTKEWTHHS; from the coding sequence ATGCATTTTAACAGCAAAGACATCGATTTATATGATAGCCAAAAAGACTATGTCGATACTGCGGTCGTCCCGTTGATCGAATTAAACCTGACTGCTTCCGGCATGAAGGCGAGTGCCGGGGCATCTGAATATTTGCAGTCCTTAACCGTTATATTGGAAAAGCAATTCAAAGGGCGGATCCTTTTGCTTCCGCCTATTTCTTATGTCCGGGCGGCAGACCGAACAGAACTGGGCGGACAATTGAAAAAAGAGCTTTCGGAAACGGGATTCAAGCACGTTTTTTACTTGACCACAGACCCCAAATGGCGTTCTGTCGAGGAATTGGACAATGTTTTATGGCTGCCGGCCATCCCGACCGGGGATATGGACCAGTCTTTCAAGAAATCGGTCATGGAAGACCAGTTGCGCCAGGTGCTGCCGCTGTTCACGAAAGAATGGACACATCATTCATGA
- a CDS encoding ReoY family proteolytic degradation factor has protein sequence MTASVSVGEKKQFVRWFLGSYKMKRRECIWILNYLLSNDELLEKTHFVEEAHYCPRAMVMSTTESKEVPFQFYKGKLMTADAEKSFHDLRLHPDEPLYVQLNFPSIPPAPLYLAVLEENPHMPKGAAISEQDRLLAERVLDESLSSYQEETILKKIDEALDAGDKERFFELSALLSAVKSAKKMESD, from the coding sequence ATGACTGCATCTGTTTCTGTAGGCGAGAAAAAACAATTCGTCCGCTGGTTCCTCGGGTCCTATAAGATGAAAAGGCGCGAATGCATATGGATTCTCAATTATTTGCTGAGCAACGATGAATTGCTGGAGAAGACGCATTTTGTGGAAGAAGCGCATTATTGCCCCCGTGCCATGGTCATGTCGACTACTGAATCGAAGGAAGTCCCATTCCAATTCTATAAAGGGAAGCTGATGACTGCCGATGCCGAAAAGTCTTTCCACGACCTTAGGCTCCATCCCGATGAACCTTTATATGTGCAATTGAATTTCCCGAGCATCCCGCCAGCACCGCTATATCTCGCGGTGCTGGAAGAAAACCCGCATATGCCAAAAGGGGCCGCAATCAGCGAACAGGACCGGTTGCTTGCCGAAAGGGTACTGGATGAAAGTTTATCGTCCTACCAGGAAGAAACGATCCTCAAAAAAATCGACGAAGCGCTGGACGCAGGGGACAAAGAGCGGTTCTTCGAACTGTCTGCCCTGCTGTCAGCGGTGAAATCGGCTAAAAAAATGGAGAGTGACTGA
- a CDS encoding tetratricopeptide repeat protein gives MATLQNIQEAVQAGDTAALDAMLEQYLLKGDPDEQYAVMEWLQEIGFIEEALRVVEHLQYMFPEEAQLRVDRSKLLIDADREDEALNELMAIPKDDELYPQALVTLADLFQLQGLLEAAELRLDEAIGLMPDEPLLQQAKAELLLDSGRYLESARIYQELESRNVKIEGVNLSERLAEVYSAGAAYEEALPYYERALEDEAQPDVLYGAAFAAFQAKQYELSVKRLDELLDADPDYFSAYLLKAQCFNMLEDYKRAYDAIKEGLARDELDKELYLFAGKLALKLGKGEEGVEMLRQAIALDPEYMEALYALISYFHTEERDEELLELASMAVESGNDWHALYPMIAKAYDRTEQFGKALEYYEKAHPAFSDDPEFLESYALFLVEEGKRGRALEIIKQLQALEPENPQWFDWLQSFE, from the coding sequence ATGGCAACTTTACAAAATATCCAAGAAGCGGTGCAGGCGGGAGATACGGCTGCACTTGACGCAATGCTCGAACAGTATTTGCTGAAAGGCGATCCCGACGAACAATATGCAGTCATGGAATGGCTGCAGGAGATCGGCTTTATCGAGGAGGCGCTGCGTGTCGTGGAACATCTTCAGTATATGTTTCCGGAAGAGGCGCAATTGCGTGTCGACCGTTCCAAACTGCTGATCGATGCCGACCGTGAAGATGAGGCACTGAACGAGTTGATGGCGATTCCCAAAGATGATGAACTATACCCTCAAGCACTCGTTACATTAGCGGATCTGTTTCAGCTGCAAGGCCTTCTCGAGGCAGCGGAATTGCGCCTGGATGAAGCGATCGGGCTGATGCCGGACGAACCGCTCCTGCAGCAGGCAAAAGCGGAACTTTTGCTCGACTCCGGGCGCTACTTGGAGTCTGCGCGGATCTATCAGGAATTGGAAAGCCGCAATGTCAAGATCGAGGGCGTCAACTTGAGCGAGCGCTTGGCTGAAGTCTATAGCGCCGGTGCGGCTTACGAAGAAGCTTTGCCTTATTATGAGCGTGCGCTGGAAGACGAAGCACAGCCAGATGTATTATACGGCGCTGCATTTGCCGCTTTCCAGGCGAAACAATACGAACTGTCGGTAAAGCGGCTCGATGAACTTTTGGATGCCGATCCCGATTACTTCTCTGCCTATTTATTGAAAGCGCAATGCTTCAATATGTTGGAAGACTATAAACGTGCTTACGATGCCATCAAGGAAGGGCTCGCGCGTGATGAGCTCGACAAGGAATTGTATTTGTTCGCTGGCAAACTCGCGTTGAAGCTGGGTAAAGGCGAAGAAGGTGTCGAAATGCTCCGTCAGGCGATCGCGCTCGATCCCGAATATATGGAAGCTCTTTACGCATTAATCTCTTATTTCCATACAGAAGAACGGGATGAAGAATTGCTTGAACTCGCCTCGATGGCTGTCGAAAGCGGCAACGACTGGCATGCACTTTATCCTATGATCGCCAAGGCTTATGACCGGACAGAACAATTCGGAAAAGCCTTGGAGTATTACGAAAAAGCCCATCCGGCATTTTCCGATGATCCTGAATTCCTCGAATCCTACGCCTTATTTTTAGTGGAAGAAGGGAAACGCGGCCGCGCTCTCGAAATAATCAAACAGCTGCAAGCGCTGGAACCGGAAAACCCGCAATGGTTCGATTGGCTCCAATCGTTTGAATGA
- the aroA gene encoding 3-phosphoshikimate 1-carboxyvinyltransferase translates to MSKTISYAKPALTGSVQVPGDKSISHRAIMFGALAQGTTTIEGFLMGDDCLSTISCFRSLGIDIQIDGDHVTVESGGRKAWKEPDVVLDTGNSGTTTRLMLGLLAGTDFHSVMAGDESIARRPMKRIVEPLRLMGADIRGRANGHFTPLAIQGTALQAIDYTMPVASAQVKSAVLLAGLSAQGTTTVREPVPSRDHTEIMLKHFGADITRTGDVISMTGGQELRAAHVQVPGDISSAAFLIGAALIAEGSEIELKNVGVNPTRTGLLDVFEAMGADIQATGHTPEGELAADLRVRSTSLTGTEIGGAVIPRLIDEIPLIALVATQAQGKTVIRDAEELRVKETDRIQAVVTELKKLGADIEATEDGMVIQGPTPLNGAEMKSYGDHRLGMMAAVAALIADSPVTIDDPGCISISYPNFFEHLDKLAQ, encoded by the coding sequence ATGTCCAAAACGATCAGCTACGCAAAACCTGCGCTAACGGGCAGCGTTCAAGTGCCTGGGGATAAGTCCATCTCACACCGAGCCATCATGTTCGGTGCGCTGGCACAGGGAACGACGACCATTGAAGGTTTCCTGATGGGAGATGACTGTCTGAGCACCATCAGCTGTTTTCGTTCTCTCGGAATTGATATCCAAATAGATGGCGACCATGTGACAGTGGAAAGCGGCGGACGTAAAGCATGGAAAGAGCCGGATGTCGTATTGGATACCGGAAATTCCGGCACGACGACGCGCTTGATGCTCGGCTTGCTCGCGGGCACGGATTTCCATTCGGTCATGGCCGGGGATGAATCCATCGCCCGCAGGCCGATGAAGCGCATCGTCGAACCCCTACGCTTGATGGGGGCGGATATCCGCGGTCGCGCCAACGGGCATTTCACGCCGCTCGCCATCCAAGGGACAGCCCTTCAGGCGATCGACTATACGATGCCTGTCGCAAGCGCGCAAGTGAAGTCCGCAGTGCTGCTCGCTGGATTGTCGGCACAAGGGACGACGACCGTCCGCGAACCTGTGCCGTCCCGCGACCATACAGAAATCATGCTGAAGCATTTCGGTGCGGACATTACGCGCACTGGAGATGTCATTTCAATGACCGGCGGCCAGGAATTGCGTGCCGCTCACGTCCAGGTGCCAGGTGATATTTCATCCGCTGCATTTCTGATCGGCGCCGCGCTTATTGCTGAAGGCAGTGAAATCGAATTGAAAAACGTCGGGGTTAATCCGACGAGAACAGGCTTGCTGGATGTGTTCGAAGCCATGGGTGCAGACATCCAGGCAACGGGCCATACACCTGAAGGGGAGTTGGCGGCCGATTTAAGGGTCCGCAGCACTTCCTTGACGGGCACTGAAATCGGAGGCGCCGTCATTCCAAGATTGATCGATGAAATCCCGCTCATTGCGCTTGTGGCGACGCAGGCTCAAGGGAAGACTGTCATCCGCGATGCGGAAGAATTGCGCGTCAAGGAAACCGACCGCATCCAGGCGGTCGTCACTGAGCTGAAAAAACTCGGTGCCGATATCGAAGCGACGGAAGATGGGATGGTCATACAAGGCCCGACTCCATTGAATGGCGCGGAAATGAAGAGTTACGGCGATCACCGTCTCGGCATGATGGCAGCAGTCGCTGCGCTCATTGCCGACAGCCCCGTGACGATTGATGACCCAGGATGTATTTCGATCTCCTATCCGAACTTTTTTGAACATCTGGATAAGCTGGCGCAATAA
- a CDS encoding prephenate dehydrogenase, with protein sequence MKTEILIIGLGLIGGSLAKALQRHEGVHVSGYDADALTARKAFKMGITQSAPPSLEQAAAAADVIIFATPVGATVKLMEQSKYWDLKENVILTDTGSTKAQIMEAAEKLDHTFIGGHPMAGSHKSGVEAAKEMLFENAFYILTPGKETAEEEVDKLIALLSVTKAKIKVLEAKEHDHMTAIVSHFPHLIAAALVHQLDREEQFPFARQLAAGGFRDTTRIASANPDMWRDITTQNNEMIVEQLDHWMDQMAHLREILQNNEPEPIHRFFAKAKKTRDELPVAGHGAMYSVFDLYIDIPDVPGIISEMTGYLAEANISIVNLRILETREDVFGILVLSFQTAQDRESAQRVFSERTAYDTYIS encoded by the coding sequence GTGAAAACAGAAATCCTCATTATCGGCCTCGGGTTGATCGGCGGATCGCTGGCAAAAGCATTGCAGCGCCATGAAGGTGTTCATGTATCGGGCTATGACGCCGACGCATTGACTGCCAGAAAAGCTTTTAAGATGGGCATCACCCAAAGCGCTCCGCCTTCTCTCGAACAGGCAGCCGCTGCGGCTGATGTCATCATTTTTGCCACACCGGTCGGGGCGACTGTCAAATTAATGGAACAAAGCAAATACTGGGATTTAAAGGAAAATGTCATATTGACGGATACAGGCAGCACTAAAGCACAAATCATGGAAGCTGCTGAAAAACTGGATCACACTTTCATTGGTGGGCACCCGATGGCCGGTTCCCATAAAAGCGGTGTTGAAGCCGCCAAAGAGATGTTGTTCGAAAATGCCTTCTACATCTTGACACCCGGCAAGGAAACCGCAGAGGAAGAGGTCGACAAGCTGATAGCCCTACTGTCTGTCACCAAAGCGAAAATCAAAGTGCTGGAAGCGAAAGAACACGACCATATGACGGCGATCGTCAGCCACTTCCCGCACTTGATCGCCGCTGCCTTGGTCCATCAGCTGGACCGCGAAGAGCAATTCCCCTTTGCGCGTCAGCTCGCAGCGGGCGGTTTTCGCGACACGACGCGCATCGCTTCTGCAAATCCAGATATGTGGCGTGACATCACGACACAAAACAATGAAATGATTGTCGAGCAGCTGGACCATTGGATGGACCAGATGGCGCATTTGCGCGAGATCCTGCAAAACAATGAACCCGAGCCGATTCACCGGTTTTTCGCTAAAGCCAAAAAAACGCGCGATGAATTGCCGGTTGCGGGGCACGGGGCCATGTATTCCGTGTTCGACCTTTACATCGATATTCCGGATGTGCCGGGAATCATTTCGGAGATGACGGGCTATTTGGCGGAAGCCAATATCAGCATCGTCAATTTGAGGATTCTGGAAACCCGTGAAGATGTCTTCGGGATTCTCGTGCTTAGTTTCCAGACAGCGCAAGACCGGGAAAGTGCGCAACGCGTTTTTTCCGAACGCACCGCTTACGATACGTATATCTCCTGA
- the aroH gene encoding chorismate mutase, with protein sequence MIRGVRGAITITKDEAPEILEQTRRLVLEMAKENGIEPDEVASVIVSTTTDISAAFPAKAVRTIEGWTYVPVMCTHEMDVPGSMPLCIRVMMHVNTKLAQDKIQHIYMNDAVKLRPDLSQKSQVSQA encoded by the coding sequence ATGATTCGAGGAGTCAGAGGCGCCATCACCATCACGAAAGATGAAGCGCCTGAAATTTTGGAGCAAACGCGCCGCCTGGTCTTGGAAATGGCCAAGGAAAACGGCATCGAACCGGATGAAGTGGCTTCGGTCATCGTGTCGACGACGACGGATATTTCTGCAGCTTTTCCCGCGAAAGCCGTACGCACCATCGAAGGCTGGACCTACGTGCCGGTCATGTGCACACATGAAATGGATGTACCGGGCAGTATGCCATTATGCATCCGTGTCATGATGCATGTCAATACGAAACTTGCCCAGGATAAAATCCAACATATCTACATGAATGACGCTGTAAAACTGCGTCCCGACCTATCGCAAAAAAGCCAGGTGAGCCAAGCGTGA
- the aroB gene encoding 3-dehydroquinate synthase, which produces MRELRVETEHPYIVHIGRGAVGLLGQHYRDLLAAADQVVVIADSRVAELHLPQLFEALADFQPKVFRVPAGEEAKSAETFMDCHSFLLTENCSRNTVILAFGGGAVGDLAGFVASTFMRGVPFVQVPTTILAHDSAVGGKTAINHPLGKNMIGTFYQPHAVVYDADFLQTLPENEIRSGMAEVIKHAFISNEGWLDELLAYEDLSKMFGQGLEGHLEKGIAVKSAIVEEDEFEGGVRKFLNFGHTLGHAIEAHLGYGKLTHGEAVVLGMAYALELSESPQLPRFLNWAKANRYPLMLLLDMPFDELLPYMKKDKKSTAAALNFVLLEAVGQPFMETITEQRAQAAYGKLRKTIKEMI; this is translated from the coding sequence ATGAGGGAGTTGCGCGTCGAGACTGAGCATCCATATATAGTGCATATCGGGCGAGGGGCGGTTGGACTGCTGGGGCAGCACTATCGTGATTTGCTCGCTGCAGCCGATCAAGTAGTTGTAATCGCTGACAGCCGGGTAGCTGAATTGCATTTGCCTCAGCTATTCGAAGCGCTGGCTGATTTTCAGCCGAAAGTTTTCCGAGTACCGGCAGGTGAAGAGGCAAAATCCGCTGAAACCTTTATGGATTGCCATAGCTTTTTGCTGACAGAGAATTGCTCGCGCAACACGGTTATTCTCGCATTCGGGGGAGGCGCAGTCGGGGATCTGGCAGGCTTTGTCGCATCAACATTCATGCGCGGAGTGCCTTTCGTCCAGGTGCCGACAACGATCTTGGCGCATGACAGCGCGGTGGGCGGGAAAACCGCTATTAACCACCCGCTTGGCAAGAATATGATCGGAACCTTTTATCAGCCGCATGCGGTTGTTTACGACGCCGATTTTCTTCAAACGCTGCCTGAAAACGAAATCCGCTCTGGGATGGCTGAAGTGATTAAGCATGCGTTCATTTCAAACGAAGGGTGGCTGGATGAACTTTTAGCCTATGAGGATTTAAGCAAAATGTTCGGCCAGGGCCTCGAGGGGCATCTGGAGAAAGGGATTGCCGTCAAATCGGCGATTGTCGAAGAAGATGAATTCGAAGGCGGTGTCCGTAAATTCCTCAACTTCGGCCATACGCTGGGCCATGCCATCGAAGCGCATTTGGGCTATGGCAAACTGACGCACGGCGAAGCAGTCGTGCTCGGCATGGCCTATGCGCTAGAATTATCCGAAAGCCCGCAATTGCCGCGTTTTTTGAACTGGGCGAAAGCGAACCGTTACCCACTCATGCTATTGCTTGACATGCCATTTGATGAACTATTGCCCTATATGAAAAAAGATAAAAAATCGACGGCTGCAGCACTGAACTTCGTCTTGCTTGAAGCAGTGGGCCAGCCGTTTATGGAAACCATCACGGAACAACGAGCGCAAGCGGCTTACGGCAAGCTGAGAAAAACGATCAAGGAGATGATCTGA
- the aroC gene encoding chorismate synthase: MRYLTAGESHGPQLTAIIEGLPAQLPLTAEMINKELKRRQGGHGRGRRMQIETDTVEIVSGVRHGKTLGSPVALVVKNDDWKHWTNVMGIEPIEETDEVKRQLTRPRPGHADLNGGMKYGHRDLRNVLERSSARETTVRVAVGAVAKQLLAELGVKIVSHVTEIGGIKVDPASYLGKSADEIRDIVEQDAVYCADASKTKEMTDLIDATKKNGDSIGGTVEVIVEGMPAGIGSYVHYDRKLDAKIAASVMSINAFKGVEFGLGFEMARRPGSEVHDEIVWSEENGYSRSTNNLGGFEGGMTTGMPIIVRGVMKPIPTLYKPLKSVDIETKEPFQASIERSDSCAVPAASIVAEHVVAFEAANALLEQFDADQLPRLKENIESYKAYTKEF; the protein is encoded by the coding sequence ATGCGTTATTTAACAGCAGGAGAATCACACGGTCCACAATTGACCGCCATTATTGAAGGGTTGCCGGCACAACTGCCTTTGACGGCGGAAATGATCAATAAAGAGTTGAAACGGCGCCAGGGAGGCCACGGCCGCGGCCGCCGCATGCAGATCGAAACAGATACGGTGGAAATCGTCTCCGGAGTCCGGCACGGGAAGACCTTGGGGTCGCCTGTCGCATTGGTCGTCAAGAACGACGACTGGAAGCATTGGACGAATGTCATGGGCATCGAGCCGATTGAAGAAACCGATGAAGTGAAACGCCAATTGACGCGCCCGCGTCCGGGACATGCTGATTTGAACGGGGGCATGAAATACGGCCACCGTGACCTGCGCAACGTATTGGAGCGCTCTTCTGCCCGGGAAACGACTGTGCGCGTGGCGGTCGGTGCAGTGGCCAAGCAGCTTCTCGCTGAACTTGGCGTCAAGATCGTGTCACATGTGACAGAAATCGGCGGCATTAAAGTCGACCCGGCAAGCTATCTCGGAAAATCGGCAGATGAAATCCGGGACATCGTCGAACAGGATGCTGTCTATTGTGCGGATGCTTCCAAAACGAAAGAAATGACCGATTTGATTGATGCCACGAAGAAAAATGGCGACTCGATCGGCGGCACGGTCGAAGTCATCGTGGAAGGCATGCCAGCTGGGATTGGCAGCTATGTACATTATGACCGCAAACTGGATGCGAAAATCGCGGCTTCTGTCATGAGCATCAATGCATTCAAAGGGGTGGAATTCGGCCTCGGGTTCGAGATGGCACGCCGCCCGGGCAGTGAAGTGCATGATGAAATCGTGTGGAGTGAAGAGAACGGGTATAGCCGCAGCACGAACAATCTCGGCGGTTTTGAAGGCGGGATGACGACTGGCATGCCGATCATCGTACGCGGCGTAATGAAGCCGATCCCGACGCTCTATAAGCCTTTGAAGAGCGTGGACATCGAAACGAAAGAGCCGTTCCAGGCAAGCATCGAGCGCTCGGACAGCTGTGCAGTCCCTGCAGCTTCGATCGTCGCTGAACACGTCGTCGCTTTTGAAGCGGCCAACGCATTGCTCGAACAATTCGACGCGGATCAATTGCCGCGATTGAAAGAAAACATCGAAAGCTATAAAGCCTATACAAAGGAGTTTTAA
- the ndk gene encoding nucleoside-diphosphate kinase, with protein sequence MEKTFLMVKPDGVQRNVIGEIVSRFEKKGYHLAGAKLMQIPTELAEQHYGEHKERPFFGELVDFITSGPVFAMVWEGENVILTARQMMGATNPKDAAPGTIRGDFAVTVGKNMIHGSDSAESAEREIGLFFKEEELVSYEKTMNSWVN encoded by the coding sequence ATGGAAAAAACATTTTTGATGGTAAAACCTGATGGTGTACAACGCAATGTCATCGGTGAAATCGTTTCCCGTTTCGAGAAAAAAGGCTATCATTTGGCAGGTGCTAAATTGATGCAAATCCCGACAGAGCTTGCTGAACAGCATTACGGCGAGCACAAAGAGCGCCCATTCTTCGGCGAACTAGTAGACTTCATCACTTCCGGTCCAGTTTTCGCAATGGTTTGGGAAGGCGAAAACGTCATCTTGACTGCGCGTCAAATGATGGGAGCTACAAACCCGAAAGATGCAGCTCCAGGAACGATCCGCGGCGACTTCGCAGTCACTGTCGGCAAAAACATGATCCACGGTTCCGATTCAGCTGAAAGCGCTGAGCGCGAAATCGGCTTGTTCTTCAAAGAGGAAGAATTGGTATCTTATGAAAAAACAATGAATAGCTGGGTCAACTGA
- the hepT gene encoding heptaprenyl diphosphate synthase component II, with the protein MEKMKLKLLYSDLKPELELIEKELEQAVDSESVLLNDASLHLLQAGGKRIRPVFVLLAGKFGNYDVELLQRVAVPLELIHMASLVHDDVIDDSEIRRGRPTVKSEWNNSVAMYTGDFILARALERITEIESPRIHDILSKTLIEVCRGEIIQIEHKYKLDQSLRDYLRRIKRKTALLISSSCELGALVSGTDEKTAAHLRRFGYFIGMSFQIIDDILDFTASDQELGKPAGSDFIQGNITLPILFARGNPMIYRLLRDNLNRDISDEKRLEIVRTIRTSAAVDEAKRMSERYLEKALKELEHLPKGTATKTMRKIAFFIGKRKF; encoded by the coding sequence GTGGAAAAGATGAAGTTGAAATTGCTCTATTCCGACCTGAAACCAGAGCTGGAACTGATCGAAAAAGAATTGGAACAGGCAGTGGATTCCGAATCCGTACTATTAAATGATGCTTCTCTTCATTTATTGCAGGCCGGAGGAAAGAGGATCCGCCCTGTTTTTGTTTTGCTTGCAGGAAAATTCGGGAACTATGACGTCGAATTGCTGCAGCGCGTCGCTGTGCCTTTGGAACTTATACATATGGCGTCTCTGGTCCACGACGATGTCATAGATGATTCGGAAATCCGAAGAGGCCGCCCGACCGTCAAATCGGAATGGAATAATAGCGTGGCGATGTATACGGGCGATTTCATCCTAGCAAGGGCGCTGGAACGCATTACAGAAATCGAATCACCGAGAATCCATGACATCCTGTCGAAAACATTGATCGAAGTATGCCGTGGGGAAATCATCCAAATTGAACATAAATACAAGCTCGACCAAAGTTTGCGGGATTATTTGCGGCGCATTAAACGCAAAACCGCCTTGTTGATTTCGTCGAGCTGCGAATTGGGGGCATTGGTGTCGGGGACAGATGAAAAAACCGCCGCGCATTTGCGCCGTTTCGGCTACTTCATCGGCATGTCGTTCCAGATCATCGATGATATCCTCGATTTTACGGCCAGCGACCAGGAATTGGGCAAACCGGCGGGAAGTGATTTTATCCAAGGCAATATTACGTTGCCGATCCTTTTCGCGCGCGGAAACCCCATGATCTACCGGCTGCTTCGCGACAATTTGAACCGGGACATCTCAGATGAGAAGCGCCTGGAAATCGTCCGCACGATCCGCACAAGCGCAGCGGTGGATGAAGCGAAGCGGATGAGTGAACGTTACTTGGAGAAGGCGTTGAAAGAATTGGAACATTTACCGAAAGGGACGGCGACAAAAACGATGCGCAAAATCGCATTCTTCATCGGCAAGCGAAAGTTTTAG
- a CDS encoding demethylmenaquinone methyltransferase has translation MQKTKEQRVHEVFEKISENYDQMNSVISFQQHNKWRQDTMHKMQVAPGSACIDVCCGTADWTIALGEAAGLTGRVVGLDFSQNMLNVGHQKTAHMPQVELVQGNAMALPYPDNSFDFATIGFGLRNVPDYEQVLSEMHRVLKPGGMIACLETSQPESLLFKPFFRMYFRFIMPVFGKLFAKSYKEYSWLQESAKTFPGMKELAKLFSKVGFDKVKYKPYSGGAAALHMGLKK, from the coding sequence ATGCAGAAAACGAAAGAACAAAGAGTTCACGAAGTGTTTGAGAAAATTTCCGAAAACTATGACCAGATGAATTCCGTCATCAGTTTTCAGCAGCACAATAAATGGCGGCAGGATACGATGCACAAAATGCAAGTGGCACCTGGCTCGGCATGTATCGATGTCTGCTGCGGCACCGCGGACTGGACGATTGCGCTCGGTGAAGCTGCAGGTCTTACAGGGCGTGTGGTCGGATTGGACTTCAGCCAGAATATGCTGAATGTCGGACATCAAAAGACAGCCCATATGCCCCAAGTGGAATTAGTGCAGGGAAATGCGATGGCTTTGCCGTATCCGGACAATTCCTTTGATTTTGCGACCATCGGCTTTGGGTTGCGCAATGTGCCGGATTACGAACAGGTATTATCAGAAATGCACCGTGTCTTGAAACCGGGGGGCATGATCGCCTGCCTGGAGACTTCACAGCCTGAAAGCTTGCTATTCAAGCCGTTTTTCCGCATGTATTTCCGTTTTATCATGCCGGTATTCGGGAAGCTCTTCGCGAAAAGCTATAAAGAATATTCATGGCTGCAGGAATCGGCAAAGACATTCCCTGGCATGAAGGAGCTTGCGAAGCTCTTCAGTAAAGTCGGTTTCGACAAAGTGAAATATAAACCGTACTCAGGAGGGGCTGCTGCCCTCCATATGGGATTGAAAAAGTAA
- a CDS encoding heptaprenyl diphosphate synthase component 1, with amino-acid sequence MNGQQIQSKIISMEIDVLKAVRQRTLDQLTEGPYVKEARLFFLLLPFFNGEQWSDKMETSARTVAIVYAALHAHDRVKEDMPISKEQQLTVLAGDFYSGIYYQLLAEGENIEMVQKLATAIIQVSEKKASFHELAIQQPQQVEETALVIETALLNAFYEENGFSHYKQLMEQSLLYIRYTEELEALRDGKFSYVLRLLNETLTHPTFIERWLTGRLEILGNDILESINDCELGFELKNILLHQIIPHRHSAEPLTREG; translated from the coding sequence ATGAACGGACAACAAATACAATCCAAAATCATCTCCATGGAAATCGACGTACTAAAAGCAGTCCGCCAACGCACGCTAGACCAGTTGACGGAAGGGCCTTATGTCAAAGAGGCACGCCTGTTTTTCTTGCTGCTGCCGTTTTTTAACGGGGAGCAATGGTCGGACAAGATGGAGACAAGCGCCCGGACGGTGGCGATCGTCTACGCTGCATTGCACGCGCATGACCGTGTGAAAGAAGACATGCCCATCAGCAAGGAACAGCAATTGACGGTACTCGCCGGAGATTTTTACAGCGGCATTTATTACCAATTGCTGGCGGAAGGCGAAAATATTGAAATGGTTCAAAAGCTTGCTACGGCGATTATCCAAGTGAGCGAGAAGAAGGCGTCTTTCCATGAACTTGCGATCCAGCAGCCGCAACAAGTGGAAGAAACCGCCTTGGTGATCGAAACGGCTTTATTGAACGCATTCTACGAAGAGAATGGTTTTAGCCATTACAAGCAGCTGATGGAACAATCCTTGCTGTATATCCGGTATACAGAGGAGCTCGAAGCGCTGAGGGATGGGAAGTTCAGTTATGTGCTGCGTTTGCTGAATGAGACGCTGACACATCCGACGTTCATCGAGCGATGGCTCACAGGCCGCTTGGAAATTTTGGGCAACGATATACTGGAATCCATCAACGATTGCGAATTGGGCTTTGAGCTCAAGAATATATTGCTCCACCAAATTATTCCGCATCGGCACAGTGCTGAACCGCTGACGCGAGAAGGATGA
- the mtrB gene encoding trp RNA-binding attenuation protein MtrB — MAQTEYVVIRAQEDGVNVIGLTRGNDTKFHHTEKLDRGEVMIAQFTEHTSAMKIRGKAEIHSAHGIIESDAKK, encoded by the coding sequence ATGGCACAAACTGAATATGTAGTTATCCGTGCACAGGAAGACGGCGTCAACGTCATCGGGCTGACACGCGGCAACGATACGAAATTCCATCATACGGAAAAGCTGGACCGGGGCGAAGTGATGATCGCCCAATTCACCGAGCATACATCGGCGATGAAGATTCGCGGCAAAGCGGAAATCCATTCCGCACACGGCATCATTGAAAGCGACGCGAAAAAATAA